A single region of the Candidatus Zymogenaceae bacterium genome encodes:
- the atpC gene encoding ATP synthase F1 subunit epsilon, protein MGFYLEIITPDKKFVSEEADKIVCPGEAGVFCVLPGHAPMLSLLKLGELRYVDSTRSNEHFMVVTGGYVEVTQDKVSVLADECVRPRDIILSQAEADMAKAEEKLKTVDKDTEAYRKAKWNLDYAQAVVKLGQKLQ, encoded by the coding sequence ATGGGATTCTATCTGGAAATCATTACCCCGGATAAAAAATTCGTCAGCGAGGAGGCGGATAAGATTGTGTGCCCCGGTGAGGCCGGGGTATTCTGCGTCCTCCCCGGCCACGCGCCGATGTTGTCTTTGTTGAAGCTGGGAGAGCTGCGCTACGTCGATTCAACGCGCTCGAACGAGCACTTCATGGTGGTGACCGGCGGTTACGTGGAGGTGACCCAGGATAAGGTCTCGGTCCTCGCCGATGAATGCGTTCGTCCCCGGGATATCATCCTCTCCCAGGCGGAGGCCGATATGGCCAAGGCCGAGGAAAAACTCAAAACCGTGGATAAGGACACCGAGGCGTACCGAAAGGCGAAGTGGAACTTAGACTACGCCCAGGCCGTCGTCAAGTTGGGACAGAAATTACAATAA
- a CDS encoding polymer-forming cytoskeletal protein has translation MFGNIKLLGGKTPDKFDKTAELNAFIGQGTEFDGTLTFVGTIRVEGTLRGEISAKDILIVGDHGVVEGEVDVDTIIITGLVRGSIRAARSVEITPPGRFYGDIETPKFILREGGIFEGNCKMQDIHLGDESTKFAAASRDTEHSWIKVSDKKGNGGG, from the coding sequence ATGTTCGGCAATATTAAGTTGCTCGGGGGAAAGACCCCCGACAAATTTGACAAAACCGCAGAGTTGAACGCATTCATCGGTCAGGGAACAGAGTTCGACGGAACATTGACCTTCGTGGGAACCATCAGGGTTGAGGGTACCCTCAGGGGAGAAATTTCCGCCAAGGACATCCTGATCGTCGGCGATCACGGGGTTGTCGAAGGTGAGGTCGACGTTGATACAATCATCATCACCGGATTGGTCAGGGGGTCCATTCGGGCCGCCCGCAGCGTCGAGATTACCCCGCCGGGCAGGTTCTATGGCGATATTGAAACACCGAAATTTATTCTGAGGGAGGGGGGTATCTTCGAGGGGAACTGCAAGATGCAGGACATCCATCTCGGCGACGAGTCGACCAAGTTCGCCGCCGCCTCCCGGGACACGGAGCACTCCTGGATCAAGGTTTCGGACAAGAAGGGGAACGGCGGCGGCTGA
- a CDS encoding TetR/AcrR family transcriptional regulator gives MSEEKREKIIAAAKKAFAKKGFSAVGIREIARHAGINSATLYHYFKNKEKLYAVVLDRTFEEIFSIMGEFARMPRTDVFDGKLIRDMIYRYMEFLNDNRDFLKIMIHELNLDSDRVSKISKKYLKDFFSQTEEFISEQQELAGEIVRQKSAKHYLISSIGLSISYFLLAPILEAIEGEDQFTREKLDERKEAIADLMLYGTIAD, from the coding sequence ATGAGTGAAGAAAAAAGAGAAAAGATCATTGCTGCGGCGAAAAAGGCGTTCGCCAAGAAGGGATTTTCCGCCGTCGGCATCAGAGAGATCGCGAGACATGCGGGAATAAACTCGGCGACGCTGTATCACTATTTCAAGAACAAGGAAAAACTGTATGCCGTCGTTCTGGACAGGACCTTTGAGGAGATCTTTTCCATCATGGGGGAGTTTGCCCGAATGCCGAGAACGGACGTTTTTGACGGTAAGCTTATACGGGACATGATATATCGGTATATGGAATTTCTCAACGACAACAGGGATTTCCTCAAGATCATGATACATGAGCTGAACCTGGATTCGGACCGGGTATCGAAGATTTCAAAAAAATACCTGAAAGATTTTTTTTCCCAGACGGAAGAATTCATTTCGGAACAACAGGAGCTGGCGGGAGAGATCGTACGTCAAAAAAGTGCGAAACATTACTTGATCTCCAGTATTGGTCTGAGCATTTCATATTTCTTGCTGGCGCCGATTTTAGAAGCGATTGAGGGAGAGGATCAGTTTACCAGGGAGAAGTTGGACGAGAGGAAGGAGGCGATAGCCGATCTCATGTTATATGGAACGATTGCTGACTGA
- a CDS encoding ATP synthase F0 subunit B, with product MVSEFLARIKKDKVLLGMIIFSILAIAGAICVSLTKFGVLSLPMNENRLLEDLAWRIANFSILIIILHVVLTDRVIDFFRNRTQAIREALETSSKAKSEAEKKYQEVADMLSRAKKEIENMHESFIEEGRLERDRLISNAEKEAEKIKIQAKNTAEQEIRAARFALRAEAVELAVELAEELLKKTITEKDLKRITKDYIDKTSELL from the coding sequence ATGGTGTCCGAGTTTCTTGCCCGCATAAAAAAAGACAAAGTCCTTCTCGGCATGATCATCTTCAGCATACTCGCCATTGCCGGTGCAATCTGCGTCAGTCTCACTAAATTCGGCGTCCTCTCTCTTCCGATGAACGAAAACAGATTGCTTGAGGATCTTGCCTGGCGCATCGCCAATTTCTCCATTCTCATCATTATCCTTCACGTCGTGTTGACCGACAGAGTCATCGACTTCTTTAGAAACCGTACCCAGGCCATCCGTGAGGCTCTTGAGACCTCTTCCAAGGCCAAGAGTGAGGCGGAAAAGAAATATCAGGAAGTCGCCGATATGCTGTCCCGCGCCAAGAAGGAGATCGAGAACATGCATGAATCCTTCATCGAGGAAGGCAGGCTTGAGCGCGATCGGCTGATCTCCAACGCCGAGAAGGAGGCCGAGAAGATAAAGATCCAGGCTAAAAATACGGCCGAGCAGGAAATCCGCGCCGCCCGCTTCGCCCTCAGGGCCGAGGCGGTTGAGCTTGCGGTGGAGCTGGCAGAAGAACTGTTGAAGAAGACCATAACCGAAAAAGACTTAAAACGGATCACGAAAGATTACATCGATAAGACCTCAGAACTGTTATGA
- the atpD gene encoding F0F1 ATP synthase subunit beta, translated as MNMNEGNIIQVIGPVVDVYFPDKLPEIYTAIRITNPAINDREGNLVVEAAQHLGDNIIRCIAMDTTEGLVRGMKAVDTGDHILVPVGSETLGRIMNVVGDPVDELGPIETEERWPIHRPTPEFVEQNVSVEAFETGIKVVDLLAPYSRGGKIGLFGGAGVGKTVFIMELIHNIAVQHGGFSIFAGVGERTREGNDLWLEMKESKVLDKASLVYGQMNEPPGARARVALSALTVSEYFRDVEGQDVLLFIDNIFRFTQAGSEVSALLGRIPSAVGYQPTLATEMGELQERITSTTKGSITSVQAIYVPADDLTDPAPATTFAHLDATTVLSRQISELGIYPAVDPLDSTSRILDPQVVGEEHYRVARDVQLVLQKYKDLQDIIAILGMDELSEEDKLVVYRARKIQRFLSQPFFVAEEFTGSAGKYVPLEETIRGFKEVVEGKYDDIPEQAFYMVGGIEEVLKKAKTISG; from the coding sequence TTGAATATGAACGAAGGCAATATTATTCAGGTTATCGGTCCGGTAGTTGACGTGTACTTCCCCGACAAGCTTCCGGAAATCTACACCGCCATCCGTATAACAAATCCGGCCATCAACGACCGGGAGGGAAATCTGGTGGTCGAGGCCGCCCAGCATCTGGGTGACAACATTATCCGCTGCATCGCCATGGACACCACCGAGGGTCTGGTTCGGGGCATGAAGGCAGTCGATACCGGCGATCATATTTTGGTCCCCGTGGGGAGTGAAACTCTCGGTCGTATCATGAACGTCGTCGGCGATCCGGTTGACGAATTGGGCCCCATCGAGACGGAGGAAAGGTGGCCCATACATCGCCCCACTCCCGAGTTCGTGGAACAGAACGTGAGCGTCGAAGCCTTCGAAACGGGCATCAAGGTCGTCGATCTTCTGGCTCCCTACTCCCGGGGCGGTAAGATCGGGCTGTTCGGCGGCGCCGGCGTCGGGAAAACCGTTTTCATCATGGAGCTGATTCACAACATCGCCGTTCAGCACGGTGGTTTTTCCATCTTTGCCGGTGTCGGCGAGCGAACCCGTGAAGGAAACGACCTGTGGCTCGAGATGAAAGAAAGCAAGGTTCTCGACAAAGCCTCGCTTGTGTACGGACAGATGAACGAGCCTCCGGGAGCCCGTGCGAGGGTCGCCCTCTCGGCGCTGACCGTCTCCGAGTACTTCCGCGACGTGGAGGGGCAGGACGTGCTCCTGTTCATCGACAACATCTTTCGCTTCACCCAGGCGGGGAGCGAGGTGTCGGCCCTCCTGGGACGTATCCCCTCTGCGGTGGGCTATCAGCCCACACTGGCGACGGAGATGGGCGAACTCCAGGAACGCATCACCTCCACCACCAAGGGATCCATTACCTCGGTGCAGGCCATTTACGTTCCCGCGGACGACCTGACAGACCCGGCCCCGGCGACGACCTTTGCCCATTTGGACGCCACCACCGTTCTCTCCCGACAGATATCGGAGTTGGGCATCTATCCCGCGGTTGACCCCCTAGACTCCACCTCCCGGATTCTCGATCCCCAGGTTGTGGGCGAAGAGCACTATAGGGTCGCCCGTGACGTTCAGCTCGTGCTCCAGAAATACAAAGACCTCCAGGACATCATCGCCATCCTGGGTATGGACGAGCTGTCCGAAGAAGACAAGCTGGTTGTCTACCGGGCACGGAAGATTCAGAGATTTCTCTCCCAACCCTTCTTCGTCGCAGAAGAGTTTACCGGCTCAGCGGGCAAGTATGTTCCCCTGGAAGAAACCATCCGCGGCTTCAAGGAAGTTGTGGAGGGAAAATACGATGACATTCCGGAACAGGCCTTCTATATGGTCGGCGGCATCGAGGAAGTGCTGAAAAAGGCCAAGACCATTTCCGGTTAG
- a CDS encoding F0F1 ATP synthase subunit alpha encodes MEIRAEEISSLLKKQIRDYEKKLEISESGAILYVGDGIARIHGLDNAMSGELLEFPGELYGMVLNLEEDNVGAAIFGEGWHIKEGDIVKRTGRIAEVPVGEALLGRVVNALGQPIDGLGPIETETYSPIEVKAPGIVYRQPVNEPLQTGIKSIDSMTPIGRGQRELIIGDRQTGKTAIAIDTIINQKNTDVVSIYVAIGQKRSTVARFVDLLKKYDAMERTIIVAASASEPAPLQYIAPYAGVTMGEFFRDSSRHALIIYDDLSKHAVAYRQLSLLLRRPPGREAYPGDVFYLHSRLLERAAKLSDDKGGGSLTALPIIETQAGDVSAYIPTNVISITDGQIFLETDLFYSGVRPAINVGLSVSRVGGKAQIKAMKQVAGSLRLDLAQYREMAAFAQFGSELDKATQAQLNRGSRLVEILKQPQYNPLPVEKQVLIIFAATHGFVDDYPEDALRRFEDEMYTFFDAKYPDLMDEIRKQGALSGDLERQANKALEDFKKSFVVS; translated from the coding sequence ATGGAGATACGTGCTGAAGAAATAAGCAGTCTGTTAAAAAAACAGATTCGAGATTATGAAAAAAAGCTGGAGATCAGCGAAAGCGGCGCCATCCTCTACGTCGGTGACGGTATCGCCCGTATACACGGCCTCGATAACGCCATGAGCGGCGAGCTGCTGGAGTTTCCCGGGGAGCTGTACGGCATGGTGCTCAACCTCGAGGAAGACAACGTCGGCGCCGCCATCTTCGGAGAGGGCTGGCATATCAAAGAGGGCGACATCGTCAAGAGAACCGGCCGCATCGCTGAGGTGCCGGTGGGCGAGGCGCTCCTGGGTCGGGTGGTAAACGCACTCGGACAGCCCATCGACGGCCTCGGTCCCATCGAGACCGAAACCTACAGCCCCATCGAGGTAAAGGCCCCGGGTATCGTCTATCGCCAGCCGGTGAACGAGCCGCTCCAGACCGGCATCAAGTCCATCGACTCGATGACCCCCATCGGCCGCGGCCAGCGGGAGCTGATCATCGGCGACCGCCAGACCGGTAAAACCGCCATCGCCATTGACACGATCATCAACCAGAAAAACACCGACGTCGTGTCCATCTACGTGGCCATCGGTCAGAAGCGGTCCACCGTCGCCCGGTTCGTCGATCTCCTGAAAAAATACGACGCCATGGAACGGACCATCATCGTTGCGGCCTCTGCGTCCGAACCCGCTCCGCTTCAGTATATCGCTCCCTACGCGGGCGTGACGATGGGCGAATTCTTCCGGGATTCATCCCGGCACGCCCTGATCATCTATGACGACCTCTCAAAGCACGCGGTCGCCTATCGGCAGCTTTCTCTCCTGCTCAGGCGTCCCCCCGGCCGCGAGGCCTATCCCGGCGACGTGTTCTACCTCCATTCCCGGCTTCTGGAGCGCGCGGCGAAGCTGTCCGACGACAAGGGGGGCGGATCTCTGACGGCTTTGCCGATCATCGAAACCCAGGCGGGAGACGTGTCCGCATACATCCCCACAAACGTTATCTCCATTACCGACGGCCAGATATTCCTGGAGACGGACCTGTTCTATTCCGGCGTCCGCCCGGCCATCAACGTGGGTCTGTCGGTATCCCGGGTGGGCGGTAAAGCCCAGATCAAGGCCATGAAACAGGTTGCGGGATCCCTCAGGCTGGACCTGGCCCAGTACCGGGAAATGGCGGCCTTCGCCCAGTTCGGCTCGGAGCTGGACAAGGCCACCCAGGCACAGCTCAACCGGGGCAGCCGCCTGGTCGAGATCCTCAAGCAACCCCAGTATAATCCGCTCCCAGTGGAAAAGCAGGTTCTCATCATCTTCGCCGCCACCCACGGCTTCGTCGACGATTACCCCGAGGATGCGCTCAGGCGCTTTGAGGATGAGATGTATACATTCTTCGACGCCAAGTACCCCGATCTCATGGACGAGATCAGGAAACAGGGGGCGCTCTCCGGCGACCTGGAACGACAGGCGAACAAGGCGTTGGAGGACTTCAAGAAAAGTTTTGTCGTCTCATAG
- the atpG gene encoding ATP synthase F1 subunit gamma has protein sequence MASLKDIRKRIQSVKNTQQITSAMKMVAASRLRRAQERIERARPYAEEMAVVLSDLAVRVHADSHPLLTRRPVGKVMLIVFTSDRGLCGGFNQNIIRTAERFIRENRKKYSKITFTIIGKKGYDYFRRRTTPIFKNYTGISGSIEYRLGETIVQDVVKSFLDGSMDEIYLLFNKFITPMTQEVVFDRLLPISRSKARENTTPVEYLFEPSQEYVIEGIIKRHLNTQVFRALIESEASELGARMTAMDSATSNAEEMIEKLTLDYNRARQEAITLELMEIVSGAEAL, from the coding sequence ATGGCGAGCCTGAAAGACATACGAAAACGAATCCAGTCGGTGAAAAACACCCAGCAGATTACCAGCGCCATGAAGATGGTCGCCGCCTCCCGGCTTCGCCGCGCCCAGGAACGTATTGAACGGGCACGGCCGTATGCCGAAGAAATGGCGGTGGTCCTTTCCGATCTGGCTGTACGGGTTCATGCGGACTCCCATCCGCTGCTTACCCGTCGTCCGGTGGGCAAGGTCATGCTCATCGTCTTCACCTCGGATCGCGGCCTGTGCGGCGGCTTCAATCAGAACATCATCAGGACCGCGGAGCGCTTCATCAGGGAAAACAGAAAAAAATACTCGAAAATCACCTTCACCATTATCGGTAAAAAGGGGTACGATTATTTTAGAAGGCGCACCACCCCCATCTTTAAAAACTACACCGGAATTTCGGGAAGCATCGAGTATCGGCTCGGCGAAACTATCGTCCAGGATGTCGTGAAATCCTTTCTCGATGGATCGATGGACGAAATCTATCTCCTGTTCAATAAGTTCATCACGCCCATGACCCAGGAGGTCGTGTTCGATCGGCTGCTCCCCATCTCCCGGTCCAAGGCCAGGGAAAACACCACGCCCGTCGAATACCTGTTCGAGCCGTCCCAGGAGTACGTCATCGAAGGTATCATCAAACGGCATCTGAATACTCAGGTTTTCCGCGCACTCATCGAATCCGAAGCATCGGAGCTGGGCGCACGGATGACCGCTATGGACAGCGCCACATCTAACGCTGAAGAGATGATAGAAAAATTGACGCTGGATTACAACCGCGCCCGCCAGGAGGCCATCACCTTGGAGTTGATGGAAATCGTCAGCGGCGCGGAGGCCCTTTAA
- a CDS encoding ATP synthase F0 subunit B — protein sequence MIELNFTFFIQLFNFLVLIAVLNWLLVKPAMKIINERRSRVEGSDEETRLLLEQVEKNTAEYQQRLSEARILANSEKEKLRHEGSQQEADIVRKAREEARTMLEEMKSGIERETLAAQDAMRSEIEALSRDIAEKVLGRGV from the coding sequence TTGATCGAGCTCAACTTCACATTCTTCATACAGTTGTTCAATTTTCTCGTGCTCATCGCCGTTCTCAACTGGCTCCTCGTAAAACCGGCCATGAAAATCATCAATGAGCGTCGCAGTCGGGTTGAGGGAAGCGACGAGGAAACCCGTCTTCTCCTGGAACAGGTGGAGAAAAACACGGCCGAATACCAGCAGCGATTATCCGAGGCGCGCATTCTGGCTAACTCCGAAAAGGAAAAGCTCAGGCACGAAGGCTCACAGCAGGAAGCCGACATCGTGAGAAAGGCCAGAGAAGAGGCCCGGACCATGCTCGAGGAAATGAAATCCGGTATCGAACGGGAGACTCTTGCCGCTCAAGATGCAATGAGAAGCGAGATTGAAGCACTGTCCCGTGACATCGCTGAAAAAGTTCTCGGCAGGGGGGTTTAA
- a CDS encoding ParB/RepB/Spo0J family partition protein: MAKRKALGKGLSALIPDAATEPSGDKGSLFAVDISDISPNRFQPRHGFDDAGLDDLARSIAEKGVIQPLIVREVDDGYELIAGERRLRASKLAGLAEVPVVIKDVSDAESLEIALIENIQREDLNPLEESEAYQRLIDEFDITQEEMAKRVGKDRTTITNSLRLLSLPDTIKRYLATGELTTGHARALLSLGDTSLMLATAKRIITQGLSVRATEALVKRLKEGAPPSEKPARDAHYDDLEESLTRSLGTKVRLTPRGEGGKIEIEYYSPDELDRLLELLGG, encoded by the coding sequence ATGGCCAAAAGAAAGGCACTGGGCAAGGGCCTTTCCGCCCTGATTCCGGATGCCGCGACTGAGCCTTCCGGGGATAAGGGGAGCCTCTTCGCCGTCGACATCTCCGATATCTCCCCGAACCGGTTTCAGCCGAGGCACGGATTCGACGACGCCGGCCTCGATGACCTGGCCCGGTCCATCGCCGAAAAGGGAGTTATCCAACCCCTCATCGTCCGTGAGGTGGATGACGGATACGAATTGATCGCCGGCGAGAGGCGTCTCCGCGCCTCCAAGCTCGCGGGCCTCGCCGAGGTCCCCGTCGTCATCAAGGACGTCTCGGACGCCGAATCCCTGGAGATCGCCCTCATCGAAAACATTCAGAGAGAAGACCTGAATCCCCTCGAGGAGTCCGAGGCGTACCAGCGACTCATCGATGAATTCGACATCACCCAGGAAGAAATGGCGAAGAGAGTCGGTAAGGATCGAACCACCATTACCAACTCTCTTCGCCTCCTCTCCCTTCCCGATACGATTAAACGATACCTCGCCACAGGCGAGCTTACCACCGGTCACGCCCGCGCACTCCTGTCCCTGGGAGATACATCCCTCATGCTCGCCACGGCGAAACGCATCATAACCCAGGGCCTCTCCGTGAGGGCCACGGAGGCCCTGGTAAAAAGGCTCAAGGAGGGGGCACCCCCCTCTGAAAAACCGGCCCGAGATGCGCACTACGACGACCTCGAGGAATCCCTTACCCGCTCTTTGGGAACGAAAGTTCGCTTGACTCCCCGGGGCGAGGGGGGTAAAATCGAGATCGAATATTATTCCCCGGACGAGCTCGATCGTCTGTTGGAGTTGCTTGGAGGATGA
- a CDS encoding TIGR00266 family protein — MQVDVKYRPSYSLAIVALGPSESIRTEAGAMVSMSAGMKMETKARGGIMKSLARAALGGESFFMNTYTAPEGGGEITLAPTLPGDVVVTEMKGNGLLVQSGSYLASSDGVEVDTKWGGAKTFLGGEGLFMLRVSGTGTLIMASYGAIHTIKLAQGQQYIVDTGHLVAFDEGISYEVKTVGGLKSTVFSGEGLVVQLTGPGTVALQTRSERAFLSWLIPKIPTKSS, encoded by the coding sequence ATGCAGGTAGACGTCAAGTATCGCCCGTCGTATTCTCTGGCGATCGTCGCTCTGGGTCCGAGCGAATCGATCAGGACGGAGGCGGGGGCGATGGTGAGCATGAGCGCGGGAATGAAGATGGAAACAAAGGCCAGGGGGGGCATTATGAAGTCCCTCGCCCGAGCGGCCCTGGGGGGAGAGAGCTTCTTCATGAATACGTACACCGCGCCGGAAGGCGGGGGAGAGATCACACTGGCGCCGACCTTGCCGGGGGACGTGGTTGTCACGGAGATGAAGGGAAACGGTCTTTTGGTGCAATCGGGATCGTATCTGGCTTCATCGGACGGGGTGGAGGTGGATACCAAGTGGGGAGGGGCGAAGACATTTCTCGGCGGCGAGGGGCTTTTCATGCTCCGTGTCAGCGGGACCGGCACACTGATCATGGCCAGCTACGGCGCCATCCACACGATCAAGCTCGCACAGGGACAGCAGTATATTGTGGATACCGGCCATCTTGTAGCCTTCGATGAGGGCATCTCCTACGAGGTGAAGACGGTGGGAGGCCTCAAGAGCACCGTTTTTAGCGGAGAGGGCCTGGTGGTGCAGTTGACCGGACCGGGGACGGTGGCGCTCCAAACCCGAAGCGAAAGGGCGTTTTTGTCATGGCTGATCCCAAAAATCCCGACGAAATCATCATAA
- the atpH gene encoding ATP synthase F1 subunit delta gives MIQDTIAKKYAKALLELGQEDGQEERYGRDIADLESFLTKDESLWSWLTGPVGDYKGKRDTLDKILSQTNAPQIIQNFFRLLLEKDRFVLIPVIVRSYQRLLDEVLGRVRAHIITASDLTKKDVSDLSERLSTAVGKEVVCDITVDPSIIGGIIAHVGGLVFDGSIKTELHTIRDNLKKGQMV, from the coding sequence ATGATTCAAGATACGATAGCAAAAAAATACGCCAAGGCGTTGTTGGAGCTGGGACAGGAGGACGGCCAGGAGGAACGGTACGGCCGTGATATCGCCGACCTTGAGTCTTTTCTGACAAAAGACGAGTCTCTCTGGAGCTGGCTCACCGGCCCGGTGGGAGACTATAAGGGAAAGCGGGACACCCTGGACAAGATCCTCTCTCAAACCAACGCGCCCCAGATAATACAAAATTTCTTTCGACTCCTGCTGGAAAAGGACCGGTTTGTCCTCATCCCCGTCATCGTCAGGTCCTACCAGCGCCTTCTCGACGAGGTACTGGGTCGCGTTCGGGCACACATCATCACAGCAAGCGACCTGACGAAAAAAGACGTCAGCGATCTCTCCGAGCGCCTCTCCACCGCCGTCGGCAAGGAGGTCGTGTGTGATATCACGGTTGATCCCTCCATCATAGGCGGCATCATCGCCCATGTGGGAGGTCTCGTTTTCGATGGCAGCATCAAGACAGAGTTGCATACCATTCGCGATAATCTCAAGAAAGGACAGATGGTATAA